One part of the Neodiprion virginianus isolate iyNeoVirg1 chromosome 3, iyNeoVirg1.1, whole genome shotgun sequence genome encodes these proteins:
- the LOC124299830 gene encoding N-alpha-acetyltransferase 25, NatB auxiliary subunit encodes MASKAHVDNTVNERRLRPIYDWLDHGNNKKALQEAEKVLKKQPSNQCARVLKALALLRLGKEDNCQMIMEEVRAEVPCDDSTLQAMSICYREIHKPDKISELYEAAVKADPTNEELLTHLFMSYVRLCDFKKQQQTAVALYKLKPKNPYYFWAVMSVVMQAMQADERLAKAVVLPLAERMVLKMVNEGRIEAEQEVHLYLMVLELQGKEEAIMEVLTGPLAFRLSSLPQRRATLMLQLHRYSEAASTFKELMHEDIDNWTYYRDYLAAALKSETPQKCLDLLNEIIATKGEKARAPRLARFELLKHARLLKIELNSLDSTQLMHQYFTQFGEKGCVVGDLKLYLHLLKPDERLHLIKKLEQDVAVGADDYPTTIGQMQRHIHLEQLRRICGLHHSPTTSIEERISLADRLCDLHKKGNALCPASDRLPTDFCPADAYGLLATHLFHQLWVETQEALYLYRAMALLEQSLVSSPSNFHTKILLVRIYLEAGLVGAANHIFALLDVKHIQLDSLGHLHAPLLAPLGHLSQASSTLDHAAKFFVTNYKDSADHLTFAYKYGSFVKIQEFVELRKRLDNSLHFAMTTVDKMLLELSWCDSPNILSVMLTSMRIQPHEDSIRWNLIRDNRDLEVVVGWEPLDSYEKDPRFREETVSCMLVLLSARNLLLRIVAAAAETESSPLLAQLGTELEKLQQERIPEVLDHLQDRGSSAQSILVPLDAIERLKEAHESEQLKIIARLAKCLSRSSSPDSQCLQDLDATPGLRTLPIPCQQTPASYKRFLMRAVTCGETLALIGAVCCGYTTSQTPSSNKKNNKKSGKKIKSPQPDQLTDGWKDIGNLLVERANVLDSVLSMLEKVQLQTGLDSEEAVTATVVQRSQESIAQSSREIKSRVQLTIKLLNSLNS; translated from the exons ATGGCGTCCAAGGCCCATGTGGACAACACGGTGAATGAACGCCGACTAAGACCGATTTATG ACTGGCTGGATCatggaaataataaaaaagctCTTCAAGAAGCCGAAAAGGTGCTTAAAAAACAGCCGAGTAATCAATGCGCCAGAGTCCTCAAGGCACTGGCTTTACTTCGTCTTGGCAAGGAAGATAATTGCCAGATGATAATGGAAGAAGTACGTGCTGAGGTTCCCTGCGATGATTCTACCCTTCAGGCCATGAGTATCTGTTATCGGGAAATACATAAAC CGGATAAAATCAGTGAGTTGTACGAAGCAGCAGTCAAAGCAGACCCAACCAACGAAGAACTTCTTACGCATCTATTTATGTCCTACGTGCGTCTatgtgattttaaaaaacaacaGCAAACAGCGGTTGCTCTTTACAAGCTGAAGCCCAAGAATCCTTATTATTTTTGGGCTGTGATGAGCGTAGTAATGCAAGCTATGCAAGCTGATGAAAGGTTGGCAAAAGCTGTTGTACTACCACTTGCTGAGAGAATG GTATTGAAAATGGTGAATGAAGGCAGAATTGAAGCAGAACAAGAAGTTCATTTGTACCTTATGGTGTTGGAACTTCAAGGAAAAGAGGAGGCAATTATGGAGGTTTTAACAGGACCTCTTGCCTTCCGTTTATCATCTCTCCCTCAACGGCGAGCCACACTTATGTTGCAGTTGCATCGATACTCGGAAGCAGCTAGTACCTTTAAAGAACTGATGCATGAAGA CATTGACAACTGGACCTATTATCGTGACTACTTAGCAGCTGCATTAAAATCAGAAACACCACAAAAGTGCTTGGATCTTTTAAACGAGATTATTGCAACAAAGGGTGAGAAAGCAAGAGCTCCTCGACTTGCCCGTTTTGAACTGCTGAAACATGCACGCTTATTAAAAATTGAGCTGAACTCGCTTGATTCTACACAACTGATGCACCAATATTTTACGCAGTTTGGGGAGAAAGGATGTGTAGTTGGAGACTTGAAATTGTACTTACACCTTCTAAAGCCAGATGAACGACTGCATTTAATTAAAAAG ctGGAGCAAGACGTGGCTGTTGGTGCCGATGATTATCCTACTACCATAGGACAGATGCAAAGACACATTCATTTAGAGCAATTAAGACGCATATGTGGCCTACATCATTCTCCTACGACTAGTATAGAAGAGAGAATCAGTTTGGCAGATCGTCTATGTGACCTTCATAAAAAGGGAAATGCACTTTGTCCTGCAAGCGATCGATTGCCAACTGACTTCTGTCCTGCTGATGCATATGGTCTTTTGGCCACTCACTTGTTTCATCAGCTTTGGGTTGAAACGCAAGAAGCGTTGTACCTTTACAG GGCAATGGCACTACTAGAGCAAAGTCTTGTGTCAAGTCCTTCCAACTTTCacacaaaaattttactggTACGAATTTATCTTGAAGCTGGTCTTGTTGGGGCAGCTAATCATATATTCGCGTTACTAGACGTCAAACATATACAGTTGGATTCATTGGGGCACCTGCATGCCCCACTTCTTGCACCCTTGGGACATTTATCACAGGCATCTTCAACTCTCGATCATGCTGCAAAGTTCTTCGTAACAAATTACAAagat AGCGCAGACCATTTAACATTTGCTTATAAGTATGGCAGTTTCGTAAAAATCCAAGAGTTTGTGGAACTAAGGAAACGATTGGATAATTCATTACATTTTGCGATGACAACTGTGGATAAAATGTTACTCGAACTTAGTTGGTGCGATAGTCCTAATATCCTCTCCGTCATGCTCACTTCTATGCGGATACAACCCCATGAAGATTCAATTAGATGGAACCTCATCAGAGACAATAGAGACCTTGAG GTGGTTGTTGGATGGGAGCCTTTAGATAGCTATGAGAAAGACCCTCGTTTTCGAGAAGAGACTGTATCCTGTATGCTGGTATTACTTTCTGCTCGCAATTTACTATTGCGGATAGTCGCAGCAGCAGCTGAAACTGAATCATCGCCACTTTTAGCTCAACTGGGTACTGAGCTTGAGAAGTTGCAACAAGAACGTATTCCTGAGGTTTTAGATCATTTACAAGATCGGGGAAGCAGTGCACAGAGCATTTTGGTACCTTTAGATGCGATAGAGCGTTTGAAAGAAGCTCATGAGTCGGaacaattgaaaatcattGCACGACTTGCAAAGTGTCTATCACGCTCTTCGTCTCCTGATTCTCAGTGCCTACAGGACTTGGATGCAACCCCAGGCCTCCGAACTCTTCCAATACCGTGTCAACAAACTCCAGCTTCATACAAACGATTTCTTATGAGAGCAGTGACATGTGGTGAAACACTCGCATTGATTGGGGCTGTATGCTGTGGTTATACCACATCTCAAACTCCGTcctcaaataaaaaaaataataaaaagtcgggcaaaaaaatcaaatcaccTCAGCCTGATCAATTAACG GATGGTTGGAAAGACATAGGAAACTTACTAGTGGAAAGAGCTAATGTATTGGATTCAGTTCTTTCAATGTTAGAAAAGGTACAATTGCAAACAGGGCTGGATTCTGAAGAAGCCGTAACAGCAACTGTGGTACAACGTAGTCAAGAAAGCATCGCACAAAGTTCTAGGGAGATTAAGTCTCGTGTGCAGTTAACTATAAAACTATTAAATAGCCTgaatagttga
- the LOC124299648 gene encoding KRAB-A domain-containing protein 2-like has product MERSGVCEETFLQKIKHIMDFNNGKRVMWDCEHSKKVKTILSRTEAKADMSHYYYFKKYELLQIGSVSSIVLKRSSESDDLVYMVPVEGYFEKLLEAHNQTGHGGRDEMLYYMKQKWRIPRSACEIFISCCETCNRKKSTVRKGVVVKPILSRGFNARGQVDLIDFQSCPDGEYKWLMNYQDHATKFIHLLPLQSKHAANVAEELSKIFFTFGAPAILQSDNGREFAANVVRELVSLWPSCKMVHGRPRHSQTQESVERANADVENMLRAWMIDNKSNEWARGCYEVQWLKNTSKHRVINRTPYEAMFGPMKNGVASFNLPRDVIANLNTEEDLENALRLLSDSDQQQQHQDNPTVLSTQEKTQEHICIVCESGVSLEDAVTYQECDLETHINCGTLADQDTFFCSLCSRKKHIHDVQEDCHRRQKLPANKMVTFSTEKFPELAAGDCITLAVPTVDRAPLDFSRILGVVLDKQNEVYQIGTKAGIIKGWFSRPEIQKSGASMITLLDVRRDNFLTLREAAAAQSKGQGYKKCNCKVTKEQCSTKRCSCFKANMKCGSRCHNSNSCANKDC; this is encoded by the exons atggAGAGAAGTGGTGTTTGTGAAGaaacatttttgcaaaaaatcaaGCATATCATGGATTTCAATAATGGAAAAAGAGTGATGTGGGATTGTGAGCACTctaaaaaagtgaaaacgaTTTTGAGCAGAACGGAAGCGAAAGCAGATATGTCTCACTACTACTACTTCAAGAAATATGAATTGTTGCAAATCGGGTCTGTGAGTAGTATTGTCTTGAAGCGGAGTAGCGAGAGTGACGATTTAGTCTATATGGTTCCAGTAGAAGGTTATTTCGAGAAATTGTTAGAAGCTCACAATCAAACTGGCCATGGAGGTCGAGATGAGATGCTGTACtacatgaaacaaaaatggCGCATCCCCAGGAGTGCATGTGAGATATTTATTAGTTGTTGTGAGACATGCAATCGAAAAAAGTCAACGGTAAGAAAGGGCGTAGTTGTCAAGCCAATTCTTTCCCGGGGGTTCAACGCTCGCGGTCAGGTCGACTTGATTGATTTCCAGTCATGCCCCGATGGAGAATACAAGTGGCTTATGAACTACCAGGACCACGctacaaaatttatacatctACTTCCTTTACAATCCAAACACGCGGCTAATGTAGCAGAagaattgtcaaaaattttcttcacatttGGAGCTCCAGCTATCTTGCAGAGCGATAATGGCCGAGAATTCGCTGCAAATGTTGTCAGAGAACTTGTTTCTCTTTGGCCGAGCTGCAAGATGGTTCACGGTCGTCCCAGACATTCACAAACACAAGAAAGTGTGGAACGAGCCAACGCTGATGTAGAAAATATGTTGCGAGCGTGGATGATTGATAATAAATCGAATGAATGGGCAAGAGGCTGTTACGAAGTGCAG TGGCTGAAAAACACTTCGAAACACCGGGTAATTAACAGGACGCCTTATGAAGCTATGTTCGGACCTATGAAAAATGGCGTGGCGAGTTTTAATTTGCCCCGCGACGTTATTGCCAATTTAAATACAGAAGAAGACTTGGAAAACGCTCTCCGATTGCTCAGCGATTCGgatcaacaacaacaacaccaaGATAATCCAACGGTACTGAGTACACAGGAAAAAACCCAGGAGCATATTTGTATTGTTTGTGAATCTGGTGTATCACTTGAAGACGCAGTGACATATCAGGAATGTGATCTGGAAACGCACATTAATTGTGGGACCTTGGCCGATcaagatacatttttttgctcGTTATGctcaagaaaaaaacatatcCATGATGTACAGGAAGATTGCCATAGGAGGCAGAAATTGCCAGCAAATAAAATGGTGACATTTTCTACTGAGAAATTTCCAGAATTGGCTGCTGGAGATTGCATTACACTAGCAGTTCCAACTGTAGATCGAGCCCCCCTTGACTTCAGCAGAATCCTGGGCGTTGTTCTAGATAAACAAAATGAAGTATATCAAATCGGAACTAAGGCAGGAATAATAAAGGGTTGGTTTTCTCGACCGGAGATACAGAAATCAGGAGCCAGTATGATTACTCTTCTGGATGTTCGGAGAGATAATTTTCTTACCCTTAGAGAAGCAGCGGCGGCGCAATCAAAAGGCCAAGGttacaaaaaatgtaactGCAAAGTGACAAAAGAGCAATGTTCGACAAAGCGGTGTTCTTGCTTCAAAGCCAATATGAAATGCGGATCTCGGTGCCACAATTCTAATTCTTGTGCGAATAAAGACTGttaa